Below is a genomic region from Erigeron canadensis isolate Cc75 chromosome 7, C_canadensis_v1, whole genome shotgun sequence.
AGTGCTGCCAGTTTCTTCAAAAGGCTGCCTACTATGGCAGATAGTATGTTGtagatgttttatattttcGGGGTTTATTGGGCTTAATAGTTTTTAGAGGGTTCTTAGAAAACTAGCAAACTATTGCGATATTTTGTGTTGTTAGTATTGTAATGACCAGCAGCAGCCTTAGTCAGCTATTAGTTAAGGGTAATTCAAGACAATTTCCAAACTGggaaatgtttttatttattgccATTGTTTATTTACATCTTTGAATGAATGCggtataaattaaaattaacaatGAATTGCAATGGATACAAGATATCTGAGTCGGACACGACAAGGAAAGGCTACCTTAATGCGAAAAAGGAGTTAAACGAGGATCTGTTAGCCGTGGAAGACCAGCACGAGCGCCTAAGGCTCGACAAGAAATAGCTGCCTGCGTTTGTTTATGCAGAAAAACCATCAATTAGAAAACATATTCTTTCGCTTAGGCTTAATTTATATTAAGCCTGCCTTAAAAAGTTAGACATCTTATTTcttaaaaagtttgattttgccTACATGTATCTGATGATTAAACTTTTTACATTTAGATCAAACTTGAAGCCTTGAAGGTAGTGTTTGCCACCAATTGATTTTGGACAAAATCAGGTTTTTGAAATAATAGTCAAACAAACCAACATATCCAGAAGAATAAAAGGTAAATGTTAATCTCATGGCCTCAACCAGATTTTAAATATTTGCATGACCTTGTTATTCCACAATTAATCCCAAACCCTGACATCTTCCCAAAACAAGGTAAGATAAATTTGATAAGATATGTATAAATTTGTCCAACTAAAAGCATGAATGTACAGGAAATACTAACCACTTGAGCTGCAAAAGGCAACATCTGCTCCGGTGTTTTGTTGGTGCAAATGGCTACAAATTACATGTACAACACGACTTGTCAATTCCAGTCAGTTGCTCGGGGACACTTATAAATTAGCTTTATGTCCCATCTTTTAGGTCCTTCATTCCATTATTTAATTCTAACTTTTGACCTTTACAAATTTAAACTCTCATACTTTATCCAGTCACATTTTATATAAACCTTGTGGCATATCTAGcttttatatagattttttggAACATGGAATCAGACCTTTTTCGGATAGGGAGATCGTACTAAGATGAGCatcttatttattaaatttacatCTTAAATGCTTAATATGGGTAAATGAGTCCAACATTACTTAAAATTTACCAAGGTACAATGTCATGGTGATATGATACAATAAGGGTCTCACTATCCATATTTTCAAGTCCTGGATTTGTTAAAACTTGACCAAGGGAGTGATACTTTAAGCAATTAGcctaaagaaaaacaagaattcatatatataaatgcaataGTTAATAGATTCACTTCTACTAGTTAGTCATCGACCTTGAAATGCTTCACACCTATTTAAATTCTCTTGAAATTTCGTAGAGGCGATACAAATACAAAAATGGGGTCGAAAATAACATGTTCTAATCCCACATGTGGTTATCATAAGAATCGATCTTATGATAACAGTTAAGATTTATTATGACTTTATGAGCTCTTATCCCGTCatggtttaagggatttaggtattcaATCTTAACAGATAGGATGCCTAGACTTAAACTAAAGAAAATGACTATGTCTTCAAATGATTAGAATAATTTCGAAATTGAGAACGGAAGTATTTAgtgaaattaatttaaaatttaatagttTGTGACCATAATAGTGCCGGCCTATTACGATCATAAACTATGACATTTTAAATTTAGGTCACTAAATATGGAAGTGATCAACTATAGGAGTTTAAAGTATTGGAAGTTTGAATTTAATTGCTATTGATATTATATTACATCACTTGAAGTAAATTTGACTAGCATTGAAAAATCGAGTTTGGTGTCATTAGGCCATGAATTTATGCAGTTGAGTAATCTATGATAAGATTATCTATATTTAGATCAATATAATATATGAGGttaattatttgtattataGATGTTGTAGATGGACTCATATCgtgtaaaattttattatattgttattaatTGTATTGTATGTATGCTTAAATTGATGTATACAAACAACAAGTATAATAGGTATGCGGTATGTCTTTCAACTTGTACCTTcctggtttttattttttattttttaatggcTGTACCTTCCTGAGTTCCTTGTTATGTAGAGAGATTATTGCGATATAATGTAGTAATGAACCGGTTATAAATATGTACCATATAGGACCGCTCCTATAAATGCGTCTCCTGCGCCTGTTGTATCCACGAGTTCTGATTGTGGTATTTTCTCGGCTGTGCCAATAAATATCTTTCCATATATGCTCCCAACTCCTTTCGCCTGCAACCTTGTAACGTCCTGGAGGACAAAATAGAATAGTAATTTTATTGTAAGCATTAAATTGTATTATGTGCCATGTTTTCAGAAAATGGTTACAAAAGTTATGGACTTTTTTTGATATCATCTTTGAGATTTGCAGTGAAATTCAGATAGCATATTGTGTAATAAGGTAACCAATTTTGGTTAAAGTTCTAGGTAACCAACTTTCTTTAGGCGGGTCGAATTATTAAAGTTTCAGAATCTCGAATCAAGGTAGTCTGCTACAGGAGGCTGCTTTCTAAACACCATGTTAGCGTATTGTTAAAGTTTAATCCACAAAGAATGATGTTATTGCATTGAATGTACACAATAAATAGTACAATAACTGAATAAAGAATGTAGCTTATACTTTCAATCGGGCATATAACTTAAAACACGAAAATACCGATGAAAAGCATGTTGGGCCAGTTGTGGTACTGTCAGATTTGTGCTTCAATTGCTCTACCAAATTATCTACATCCATTTCCTTAGCTTGAGAATTCTCTGGTCGAAATGAAGTTAATATCAGACGCTGTGCCATGAAGGTTAGTATGCTACCAGATACTATATAAGGAATTGTATACGCACCAGCCACGCTTCTCTCAAGCATTATACAGCCATCTGCACCTAATGTTACAATCACAAACTTGACCTTAGGTAACCTCAACAGCATGGACACAAGTGCACTCGGAACAGATGGAGCTCCAGTCCACGTCTGTCAGTTAAATACGACAGTTAAGCCTATTATTGAACTTCATAGATGTTGCCATTTCAATAATGATCAACACTTATTGGCAGGGCAATTTGCAAAAACGATAACCAGCTTTGATCAAAATTCTGGATTCAGAAGACTACCTAAAAAACTCAGACAGCAGAACAGTTTACTTTGAATCGAGTTTTTTTAGTTGGTAATCATAAACCAAAGCTTATTAAAGGATTTTTGTTGCACAAAAAAAGTTGGTTAACTAAGATAGAAAATTGAGCTATAGCTCCTTATTAGCATTATACTAAAAGTAAACTGATACTTGACTACAGAAAAATAAGGATCATAATGTTACGCAACATTAGCAGATAGGACAAAGAAtaaaactttcttttttctGGTAAACATAGAAATGAAGTTGCAACATGAAAACATCATCAGCTAACCTGAGGAAATTTTGCTGAGCAAACAACGTAATCTGATAAATTTATAAGATCATCCAGTCCTTCTCTTGGCCTTTCAGCATCAATCAGAATAGGTATTTTCTTGCTAATTGCCTGCACTGGTAAAATTGAACAGGGATGGTTCATTTCCATCTAATAACTATTGGTAGCTGTATATTGCAAGATGAAGGACGACTGTTGGACTACATTATGCCCATCAAttgaatatgaaaaaaataaactaaatcaCCTTAATTATATTCTGGCAGACAGAAAGTTACAAGCTAAACAAGACTAAAAAGATCATCGATTGCCTAATGTTTACCTTATGTGCAACAACCAGAGCAGTTTCAGGCAATCGTACATCAAAATAAACAAGCTTTACTCCATCCAGCGCAGTCAATAAAGTTGATTCGGATATGTCATCGGGTAACATTAGAGGTGAGCCTGGAGTATGAATACAAGTTCGGGTTTTCCTGGAAACATTACAACTCTTCCATAAGCACAATTACACAATTATGTAATGCGGGCTTGGTTGCAACTCAAGTGTTAAATACAGTTTATGAAGATATATAATACAAATTGCTAAACTTTACAATTCAGAATTAAGATGCATAACAATGGTTTGCAGTTAGCCAAATTAGTCAATTGAATAGTCAAACCGACAGTATTTCATAGAAGTAATAAAGTGCATAGAAAGGGAGCGAGACATGAAGAGATGCTTACGTTTGATTGTCCACAATCACGTAGGTAAACGGTGAATTTCCCTCTTCAGATACCTGTAACCAGgcacaaaaaaaaatgagagaaaGAATTCATAATTCGATTTGCATGCTTAGATTATCAACAAACATAACATTGACAGAAACTTATCAGTTATAACGAAGACAAGTCATCTCTACGAAAAGTGCAGTGCTACATATTCTGTAAGTTCGATAGTTTACCAGTTGACCACATAAAAACCATTGGCAATTAGTTGTTACTCATTTTAGGTGACAAAGATTTAGCCTATTTTGGgcatttttttgatatttttgcaGAAAGATGCATCTTTTGAGACTTTTGACTCGAGTCTTTGATACGAACATCTTGTCTCAAGCCAGAATGAGTTTGCCACTCAAGCTTTCAGTCCAAGGCTAGTCAACCGATGTTCAAATGACTTAAGTTCGTCAATGTGATTATAGTGTTGAAAGCTAGTACTAAATAAATGTGTAGTACCGCAAAATAAGATACATCTACACCATCATCCTTTAGTTCCTCCAATATTCCTCTGCCTTGAGCATCATTGGCAACCTGAAAACAACATAAGAGAATATCAAAAACTCTTCAGGCTAACATAAAAGGTCACATTCATTCAAATACACACAAACGAGAAGAGACGCATTTATCAATAGGCTTTCACCTCGGTCGCCTTCTACCTCTGCTTAACCTTTTATCTTTAAGTTTTCAGTTAAAGCTTACTACTAGCTATATACGCTATACAACCACAACTTAAATATGTGCCCATTTAGTCCAGTCTTAACATCAATTCATTATCATATTGCATAATGTACCTTGGAAATTAACCTTGCGTTTAATCCTAAACGAGCTGCGCAAGTTAGAGCATTTCCTGCATTCCCCCCTCCTTGAACCTATAACAAATACACAGCACGCAAAAGGCAATCAATAAACCTCTAC
It encodes:
- the LOC122606956 gene encoding ribokinase-like isoform X2, with product MLATFYTLSSILPTFFSTSPRISSSVNRSRLKRSCSVTVNQLESPIVLGFGGVGVDLLATVAAFPNPDDKIRTTNLEVQGGGNAGNALTCAARLGLNARLISKVANDAQGRGILEELKDDGVDVSYFAVSEEGNSPFTYVIVDNQTKTRTCIHTPGSPLMLPDDISESTLLTALDGVKLVYFDVRLPETALVVAHKAISKKIPILIDAERPREGLDDLINLSDYVVCSAKFPQTWTGAPSVPSALVSMLLRLPKVKFVIVTLGADGCIMLERSVAENSQAKEMDVDNLVEQLKHKSDSTTTGPTCFSSDVTRLQAKGVGSIYGKIFIGTAEKIPQSELVDTTGAGDAFIGAVLYGNL
- the LOC122606956 gene encoding sulfofructose kinase-like isoform X1; translated protein: MLATFYTLSSILPTFFSTSPRISSSVNRSRLKRSCSVTVNQLESPIVLGFGGVGVDLLATVAAFPNPDDKIRTTNLEVQGGGNAGNALTCAARLGLNARLISKVANDAQGRGILEELKDDGVDVSYFAVSEEGNSPFTYVIVDNQTKTRTCIHTPGSPLMLPDDISESTLLTALDGVKLVYFDVRLPETALVVAHKAISKKIPILIDAERPREGLDDLINLSDYVVCSAKFPQTWTGAPSVPSALVSMLLRLPKVKFVIVTLGADGCIMLERSVAENSQAKEMDVDNLVEQLKHKSDSTTTGPTCFSSDVTRLQAKGVGSIYGKIFIGTAEKIPQSELVDTTGAGDAFIGAVLYAICTNKTPEQMLPFAAQVAAISCRALGARAGLPRLTDPRLTPFSH